From one Tetragenococcus osmophilus genomic stretch:
- the rsmI gene encoding 16S rRNA (cytidine(1402)-2'-O)-methyltransferase encodes MKKQKSYKDEAGKLYLVPTPIGNLEDMSVRGVKILEAADLIASEDTRNTQKLLNHFDIAAEQKSLHEHNYKQRIPELLELLKQGKVVAQVSDAGMPSVSDPGQELVAACIQEEIAVISLPGPTAGLTALIASGLVVQPHYFYGFLPRKKKEQQTELKNLLTVKATLIFYESPYRLKTTIANMTEVFNEQRQAVICRELTKIHEEYLRGTLAELKEYLNETSVKGECCLLVEGQLEQEKEEKQIFQEPLKVQVEQLMTEGLKPNSAIKEVAKQNGLKKQVVYNDYHDLNESS; translated from the coding sequence TTGAAAAAACAAAAGAGTTATAAAGATGAAGCAGGTAAGTTGTATCTAGTCCCGACGCCTATTGGAAATTTAGAAGATATGAGTGTTCGTGGGGTAAAAATATTGGAAGCTGCGGATCTGATCGCTAGTGAAGATACGCGAAATACGCAAAAGTTATTAAATCATTTTGATATTGCTGCTGAACAAAAAAGTTTGCATGAACATAATTATAAACAACGCATCCCAGAACTTTTGGAATTATTAAAACAAGGGAAAGTGGTGGCTCAAGTAAGTGATGCAGGAATGCCTTCAGTTAGTGATCCAGGTCAAGAGTTGGTCGCTGCTTGTATTCAAGAAGAAATTGCGGTTATTTCTTTGCCAGGACCGACAGCTGGATTGACAGCTTTAATCGCTTCCGGACTAGTAGTTCAACCTCATTACTTTTACGGCTTTTTGCCACGTAAGAAAAAAGAGCAGCAGACTGAATTGAAAAATTTACTAACAGTGAAGGCAACTTTAATATTTTATGAGTCCCCTTATCGTTTAAAAACGACAATAGCAAATATGACTGAAGTGTTTAATGAACAAAGACAAGCTGTTATTTGTCGGGAGTTAACAAAAATCCATGAAGAATATTTAAGAGGCACTCTAGCGGAACTAAAAGAATATTTGAATGAAACTTCGGTCAAAGGGGAATGTTGTTTACTGGTTGAAGGGCAGCTAGAACAAGAAAAAGAAGAAAAGCAAATTTTTCAAGAGCCTTTAAAAGTCCAAGTAGAACAGTTAATGACAGAAGGGCTTAAACCAAATAGCGCAATTAAAGAAGTAGCTAAGCAAAATGGATTAAAAAAACAAGTAGTTTATAATGACTATCATGATTTAAACGAATCATCATGA
- the proS gene encoding proline--tRNA ligase, with product MSEQTNEFTEWYLQTVQQSELMAYSSVRGSIIFRPDGYELWEHIQEEFNKFLKKQGIRNAYFPMLIPQNFFMKESDHVEGFAPEIPWVTEVGDEKLEEPLGLRPTSETTIGQAFSDWINSYRDLPYEINQWANVFRWEKKTLPFLRTSEFLWQEGHTAHATEKEAYERTMSALDEYERLCEEFLAIPVYKGKKTPSERFAGAVDTYSVEAMMQDGKAVQAGTSHYLGTNFAKAFDITYLNKENQHVHAYTTSWGASTRLIGALIMSHGDQSGLVLPPTVAPTQIVLMPVGPWKKNPGVMEKLDEIFYNLKEAGYRVRLDDSDNTPGYKFNEWELKGACIRIECGPRDIENGHIIVKSRDVADKQKVAFEEIDTFVADELTAMTPRLLEKARKRVKENEYLHINTLQELKEHIETCKEEDKTPGFVLIGWDGTEETEETIKEETGFTTRNIPFEAPIEKEVDIVSGKPAKHTLWIARAY from the coding sequence ATGTCAGAACAAACAAACGAATTTACAGAATGGTATTTACAAACAGTGCAACAATCTGAACTAATGGCCTATTCCTCAGTTAGAGGGTCGATCATCTTCCGTCCGGACGGTTATGAATTATGGGAACATATTCAAGAAGAATTCAATAAGTTTTTAAAAAAACAAGGAATTCGCAATGCTTATTTTCCTATGTTAATTCCGCAAAACTTTTTCATGAAAGAGTCTGACCATGTAGAAGGTTTTGCTCCTGAAATTCCATGGGTAACAGAAGTTGGTGATGAAAAATTAGAAGAGCCTCTAGGATTACGTCCAACTTCAGAAACAACGATCGGCCAAGCTTTTTCTGATTGGATCAATTCCTATCGTGACCTTCCTTATGAAATCAATCAATGGGCTAATGTTTTTCGTTGGGAAAAGAAGACTTTGCCTTTCTTACGTACTTCAGAATTTTTATGGCAAGAAGGTCACACTGCTCACGCAACTGAAAAGGAAGCGTACGAACGTACGATGAGTGCTTTAGATGAATACGAACGTCTTTGTGAAGAATTCTTAGCTATCCCTGTATATAAAGGGAAAAAGACGCCGTCAGAAAGATTTGCCGGCGCCGTTGACACTTACTCTGTCGAAGCAATGATGCAAGATGGCAAAGCTGTTCAAGCGGGAACTTCACATTATTTAGGAACTAATTTTGCTAAAGCTTTTGATATTACTTATTTGAATAAAGAAAATCAACATGTTCACGCTTATACTACTTCTTGGGGCGCATCTACAAGGTTGATTGGGGCCTTAATTATGTCTCATGGGGATCAAAGTGGACTTGTCCTTCCCCCTACAGTAGCGCCTACTCAAATTGTTTTAATGCCAGTAGGGCCTTGGAAGAAAAATCCTGGGGTGATGGAAAAATTAGATGAAATTTTCTATAACCTAAAAGAAGCTGGTTATCGTGTACGTTTAGACGACAGTGATAATACTCCAGGTTATAAATTCAATGAGTGGGAGCTAAAAGGTGCTTGTATTCGCATCGAATGTGGCCCACGTGATATTGAAAATGGCCATATTATAGTTAAAAGTCGTGATGTAGCTGATAAACAAAAAGTAGCATTTGAAGAAATTGATACTTTTGTAGCTGACGAATTAACTGCTATGACACCACGTCTACTAGAAAAAGCGCGAAAACGTGTTAAAGAAAATGAATACTTGCATATCAATACTTTACAAGAGCTAAAAGAACATATTGAAACATGTAAAGAAGAAGATAAAACACCTGGCTTTGTATTAATTGGCTGGGATGGCACTGAAGAAACGGAAGAAACGATAAAAGAAGAAACAGGATTTACCACTCGCAACATTCCTTTTGAAGCGCCCATAGAAAAAGAAGTCGATATTGTTAGCGGCAAGCCAGCAAAGCATACCCTTTGGATTGCCCGTGCTTACTAA
- a CDS encoding lipoate--protein ligase translates to MIYVPNENNDPRVNLAIENYLLDEMRTDEPILLFYINEPSIIIGRNQNTFEEINQEYVDEHGIHVVRRLSGGGAVYHDLGNLNYSFITPDDGNSFRNFAKFTEPVIKALHDMGVENAHLKGRNDLVIDDMKFSGNAMYSTNGRMYAHGTLMLDSDKNEVTNALKVRKDKIESKGVKSIRSRVTNIKPFLPKENQDMTTEEFREEILLKIFGVDSVDEVNTYELTDEDWKNIQEYTDKYYGNWDWNYGHSPEFNVERYKRFSIGSIDIRLNVQEGKIANAKIYGDFFGLGDIADVENKLIGTRYEKEALKQVVDTIDVKKYFGDMENKELFDLIY, encoded by the coding sequence ATGATTTATGTACCTAATGAAAATAACGATCCACGAGTAAACTTAGCCATTGAAAACTACTTGTTGGATGAAATGAGAACGGACGAGCCCATTCTTTTATTTTATATAAATGAACCTTCAATTATTATAGGCCGTAATCAAAATACATTTGAAGAAATTAACCAAGAGTATGTCGATGAGCATGGAATTCACGTTGTAAGACGCCTTAGTGGAGGCGGAGCAGTTTATCATGATTTAGGGAATTTAAATTATAGTTTCATTACACCTGATGATGGGAACTCTTTTAGAAATTTTGCCAAATTTACTGAACCAGTAATAAAAGCGCTTCACGACATGGGCGTAGAAAATGCGCATCTTAAAGGACGTAATGATTTAGTAATTGATGACATGAAGTTTTCTGGTAATGCCATGTACTCTACAAATGGAAGAATGTACGCTCATGGCACTTTAATGCTTGATAGCGATAAAAACGAAGTAACAAATGCTTTAAAAGTACGTAAAGATAAAATTGAATCCAAAGGAGTGAAGTCGATTCGTTCACGTGTAACTAATATCAAGCCGTTCTTACCAAAAGAAAACCAAGATATGACAACAGAAGAATTTAGAGAAGAAATTTTGCTAAAAATCTTTGGTGTGGATTCTGTCGACGAAGTAAATACTTATGAATTAACTGATGAAGATTGGAAGAATATCCAAGAGTACACAGACAAATATTATGGAAATTGGGATTGGAACTATGGTCACTCTCCAGAATTTAACGTGGAACGTTATAAACGTTTTTCTATTGGTTCGATCGATATTCGTCTGAATGTTCAAGAAGGAAAAATTGCTAATGCTAAAATTTATGGGGACTTTTTCGGACTAGGAGATATCGCAGATGTAGAAAATAAACTAATAGGTACTCGTTATGAAAAAGAAGCGTTGAAACAAGTAGTAGATACAATTGATGTTAAAAAATATTTTGGCGATATGGAAAACAAAGAGCTATTTGATTTAATTTATTAA
- the dinB gene encoding DNA polymerase IV codes for MTGLQFPLKNDTSRKIIHIDMDAFFASVEERDDPNLAKHPLVIARHPKDTGGRGVVTTANYKARKYGIHSAMSAQKAYELCPHATFFPGNHQKYRAISQQVREIFHRYTDIIEPVSIDEAYLDVTDNKIKSRSAIKIARLIQHDIWQELHLTCSAGVSYNKFLAKLASDYQKPKGLTVVTPDKAVDFLQDLPIEKFHGVGKKTVPRMHELEIYTGKDLYQKSEMELIQEFGKMGYSLYRKVRGIHNSPVQVTRQRKSVGRERTYAKPLTSEQECLSELRVMAAEVMQSLKKEQKHGKTVVLKLRYSDFETITKRVTVQEYIYQKDAIFSQASLIFEEVAQVEKGVRLLGITLTNLDPLTYENIVLPLWETGES; via the coding sequence ATGACTGGCTTACAATTTCCGTTAAAAAATGATACGTCACGTAAAATTATTCATATTGATATGGATGCTTTTTTTGCTTCAGTCGAAGAAAGAGATGATCCAAATCTAGCTAAACATCCGCTTGTTATTGCGCGTCATCCTAAAGATACAGGAGGACGTGGCGTTGTTACAACAGCGAATTATAAAGCGCGTAAATATGGCATTCATTCAGCGATGAGTGCGCAAAAAGCTTATGAATTATGTCCTCATGCTACTTTTTTTCCAGGGAATCACCAAAAATATCGAGCTATTTCCCAACAAGTACGAGAAATTTTTCATCGTTACACAGATATTATTGAGCCTGTGTCAATTGACGAGGCATATTTGGACGTAACAGACAATAAAATAAAGAGCCGTTCTGCGATAAAAATCGCTAGGTTGATCCAACATGATATTTGGCAAGAATTGCATTTAACTTGCTCTGCTGGAGTAAGCTATAACAAGTTTTTAGCTAAATTAGCTTCTGACTATCAAAAACCAAAAGGTCTAACGGTGGTGACGCCAGACAAAGCGGTTGATTTTTTGCAAGATTTACCTATTGAAAAATTTCACGGAGTGGGTAAAAAAACAGTTCCTAGAATGCATGAATTAGAGATCTATACAGGAAAAGATCTTTATCAAAAAAGTGAAATGGAATTAATTCAGGAGTTTGGCAAAATGGGGTATTCTCTTTATCGTAAAGTTCGAGGTATTCATAATTCTCCCGTTCAAGTCACAAGGCAGCGAAAATCGGTAGGTCGCGAGCGAACATATGCCAAGCCTTTAACAAGTGAACAAGAATGCCTCTCAGAGTTAAGAGTGATGGCAGCTGAAGTCATGCAAAGTTTAAAAAAAGAACAAAAGCATGGGAAAACCGTTGTTTTAAAATTACGCTACTCTGACTTTGAAACAATTACAAAAAGAGTGACAGTACAAGAATATATTTATCAAAAAGATGCTATCTTTTCGCAAGCAAGTTTAATTTTTGAAGAAGTAGCTCAAGTAGAAAAGGGCGTACGTCTTTTAGGAATTACTTTGACTAATTTGGACCCGTTAACTTATGAAAATATTGTACTTCCACTGTGGGAGACAGGTGAATCTTAA
- a CDS encoding aldo/keto reductase — protein sequence MSTLKINQKELFPIGLGTWHMGEDQEKREQELQALRTGIEHGAVVLDTAEMYGNGDSERLVGEAIQPFNREELFLISKVYPWNASKKQLPISLDNSLKRLETDYLDLYLLHWTGNIPIEETIEALEEAKEAGKIKAWGVSNFDVKDLKEMYEKENSQNCQVNQVLYNLGERGIEFDLLPFMQEKQLPLIAYAPIAQGDRLGGDLTKNAKLQEIAKNHQSTIFQILLAWSIRHGQTLAIPQSGKAEHVIENIKAAEIELTDEEIEKLDKEFPPPTSKQPLAII from the coding sequence ATGTCTACGCTTAAGATTAACCAAAAAGAGCTTTTTCCTATTGGATTAGGCACTTGGCATATGGGTGAAGATCAAGAAAAAAGAGAGCAAGAACTACAAGCTTTAAGAACAGGCATTGAACATGGAGCTGTTGTTCTTGATACGGCAGAAATGTATGGCAATGGAGACTCAGAACGTCTAGTAGGAGAAGCGATTCAACCATTTAACCGGGAAGAATTATTTCTAATCTCTAAAGTATATCCTTGGAATGCTTCGAAAAAACAATTGCCTATTAGTTTAGATAATAGTCTAAAACGTTTAGAAACAGACTATTTGGATCTCTACTTATTACACTGGACAGGAAATATTCCTATCGAAGAAACAATCGAAGCTTTAGAAGAAGCAAAAGAAGCTGGAAAGATCAAAGCTTGGGGCGTTTCTAACTTTGATGTGAAAGATTTAAAAGAAATGTATGAAAAAGAAAATAGTCAAAATTGTCAAGTGAATCAAGTGCTTTATAACTTAGGAGAACGTGGCATTGAGTTTGATCTACTACCTTTTATGCAAGAAAAACAGCTACCTTTGATTGCCTATGCACCGATCGCACAAGGAGATCGGCTAGGCGGAGACTTGACAAAAAATGCGAAGTTACAAGAAATAGCGAAGAATCATCAGTCGACAATTTTTCAAATCTTGTTAGCTTGGAGTATTCGACACGGACAAACACTTGCGATACCTCAATCAGGTAAGGCTGAGCATGTCATCGAAAATATCAAAGCTGCTGAAATTGAATTGACAGATGAGGAAATTGAAAAATTAGATAAAGAATTTCCACCACCGACAAGTAAACAACCTTTAGCTATTATTTAA
- the nrdD gene encoding anaerobic ribonucleoside-triphosphate reductase — protein sequence MTSKEKTNPQSSTSIKTMQVIKRDGRLVEFNTQKIYNALISAKKHIQNELTSLDHKRVKLIVDQITHEIFGRFKDNIKIYEIQNIVEHTLLENHEYELAQEYINYRTQRDFKRSQATDINFSIDRLMDKEQTLVNENANKDSDVFNTQRDLTAGIVGKSMGLKMLPTHVANAHQKGDIHYHDLDYHPYAPMTNCCLIDFKSMLNDGFKIGNAEVESPKSIQTATAQISQIIANVASSQYGGCSADRLDETLAPFAKLNYQKHLADAKYWIDDSTSQENFAKQKTKKDVFDAMQSLEYEINTLFTSNGQTPFTSVGFGLGTDWFAREIQRAILQNRIQGLGSEHRTAIFPKLIFSIKRGTNLNVEDPNYDIKQLALECATKRMYPDVLNYDKIVELTGSFKVPMGCRSFLQGWKNEQGEEINVGRMNLGVVTVNLPRIAMQAEGDIDKFWEIFNERLSIAKDALVYRVKRCKEATPANAPILYMYGAFGQRLSRNESVDTLFKNKRATVSLGYIGLYETAAAFYGNSWENNEKAKAFTLAIVKELKNNTDQWGDEYGYHFSVYSTPSESLTDRFCRLDTEKFGIVENITDKEYYTNSFHYDIRKDPTPFEKLDFEKDYPKYCSGGFIHYCEYPVLQQNPKALEAVWDYSYDRVGYLGTNTPIDHCYECGFEGDFKATERGFECPQCGNHDAKTCDVVKRTCGYLGNPQARPMVHGRHREIASRVKHVKDE from the coding sequence ATGACATCAAAAGAAAAAACTAACCCGCAAAGTTCCACTTCTATTAAAACCATGCAAGTCATTAAACGTGACGGTCGTCTAGTCGAATTTAATACCCAAAAAATTTATAATGCTCTAATTAGTGCAAAAAAGCACATTCAAAATGAATTAACTTCACTAGATCATAAACGCGTCAAACTTATTGTAGATCAAATCACTCATGAAATATTCGGGCGATTTAAAGACAATATTAAAATTTATGAAATTCAAAATATTGTCGAACATACACTTTTAGAAAATCATGAATATGAATTAGCTCAAGAATATATTAATTATCGTACCCAACGTGATTTCAAACGAAGCCAAGCTACAGATATTAACTTTAGCATCGATCGTCTCATGGACAAAGAACAGACCTTAGTTAACGAAAACGCGAACAAGGATAGCGATGTTTTTAATACGCAAAGAGACTTAACTGCCGGTATTGTTGGAAAATCAATGGGGCTAAAAATGTTACCAACTCATGTGGCTAATGCTCATCAAAAGGGAGATATTCACTATCACGATCTTGATTATCATCCCTATGCTCCTATGACAAATTGTTGTTTGATTGATTTTAAAAGTATGCTTAACGATGGATTTAAGATTGGAAATGCTGAAGTGGAATCACCTAAATCTATCCAAACAGCCACTGCCCAAATTTCACAAATTATCGCTAATGTTGCTTCTAGTCAGTATGGTGGCTGCTCTGCCGATCGTTTAGATGAAACCTTGGCTCCTTTTGCTAAGTTAAACTATCAAAAACACCTTGCAGACGCAAAATATTGGATAGATGATTCTACTTCTCAAGAAAACTTTGCCAAACAAAAAACAAAAAAAGATGTTTTTGACGCTATGCAGAGTCTAGAATATGAAATCAATACTTTATTTACTTCAAACGGACAAACGCCTTTTACTTCGGTAGGTTTTGGCCTTGGCACGGATTGGTTTGCTAGAGAAATCCAACGGGCCATTTTACAAAATAGAATCCAGGGCTTAGGTAGTGAACATCGAACAGCCATTTTTCCCAAACTAATTTTTAGCATTAAACGGGGAACAAATTTAAATGTTGAAGATCCTAATTACGATATCAAACAACTAGCCTTGGAATGTGCGACCAAGCGAATGTATCCAGATGTTTTAAATTACGATAAGATCGTTGAATTAACAGGAAGTTTTAAAGTGCCTATGGGGTGTCGCTCCTTTTTGCAAGGTTGGAAAAATGAACAAGGAGAAGAAATAAATGTAGGACGGATGAATTTAGGGGTTGTAACCGTAAATTTACCACGTATAGCGATGCAAGCTGAAGGAGACATAGATAAGTTCTGGGAAATTTTTAACGAACGTCTAAGTATCGCTAAAGATGCTTTAGTTTATCGTGTGAAACGTTGTAAAGAAGCTACACCAGCTAATGCTCCCATTCTTTATATGTATGGGGCTTTTGGACAGCGTTTAAGTCGTAATGAATCAGTAGATACTTTATTTAAGAACAAACGAGCTACTGTCTCTTTAGGATATATTGGTTTATACGAAACAGCAGCCGCTTTTTACGGAAACTCCTGGGAAAACAATGAAAAAGCCAAAGCGTTTACTTTAGCTATTGTTAAAGAATTAAAAAATAATACTGACCAATGGGGAGACGAATACGGCTATCATTTTAGTGTTTATTCCACGCCAAGTGAAAGTCTTACCGACCGTTTCTGTCGTTTAGATACCGAGAAATTCGGCATTGTAGAAAATATTACAGATAAAGAATATTATACAAATAGTTTCCATTACGATATCCGTAAAGATCCTACACCATTTGAGAAATTGGATTTTGAAAAAGATTACCCCAAGTATTGTTCAGGAGGTTTTATCCATTATTGTGAATACCCAGTATTACAACAAAACCCTAAAGCACTTGAAGCTGTCTGGGACTATTCTTACGACCGAGTTGGCTATTTAGGAACTAATACTCCGATTGATCATTGCTATGAGTGTGGATTTGAAGGTGATTTTAAAGCTACTGAAAGAGGGTTTGAATGTCCACAATGTGGCAATCATGATGCGAAAACTTGTGATGTGGTGAAAAGAACTTGTGGTTATCTAGGCAACCCTCAAGCACGCCCTATGGTTCATGGACGTCATAGAGAAATCGCTTCTCGAGTTAAACATGTTAAAGATGAGTAA
- a CDS encoding ISL3 family transposase, with protein sequence MSITHYTKEILDILDLHLTFSEDCFRKEKIAGEMSFVFYGKLTYQAQSCFHCGVEDPQHFVKWGFKTVRYLLNDVSEYKTYLKIKKQRFRCKICGKTFIAASSVADRYCSIARRVKLSIDEKLMEPFSMATIARMKHVSPTTVLRELRRFEKSQRPSKDSLPEVLCFDEFQSVNRVAGAMSFIMMDGQSHQLLDIVANRQLPHLQRYFARYDSQARKHVQFVVSDFYSPYASLVKTFFPNAQLVIDRFHISQHIGRAFQNQRTQVMKSFASKTGPHKHLKKFWKLLQKNAWELDYEQRHWRPSFRAHLTEQDIVDRLLAYSSELRQGYRVYQAFLSAIHGKNQQKFDQLLAEDYAFLPKAFQTVIQTFKVYHQEIAWAFTVPYSNGPLEGLNNHIKVLKRVAYGFRNFQNFRERIFLYRGKYFQSVSPEVSLKHKRKSS encoded by the coding sequence GTGTCCATAACTCATTATACTAAAGAAATCTTAGATATTCTAGATCTTCATCTGACATTTAGTGAAGACTGTTTTCGTAAAGAGAAAATTGCTGGAGAAATGAGCTTTGTTTTCTACGGTAAGCTAACCTACCAAGCCCAGTCTTGTTTTCATTGTGGGGTGGAAGATCCCCAGCATTTTGTTAAATGGGGATTTAAAACTGTCAGGTATTTACTTAACGATGTCAGTGAATATAAAACCTACTTAAAGATAAAGAAACAACGTTTTCGATGCAAAATTTGTGGGAAAACTTTTATTGCCGCGTCTTCCGTAGCGGATCGTTATTGTTCCATTGCCCGTCGAGTGAAACTTTCCATTGACGAAAAACTAATGGAACCCTTCTCTATGGCTACGATTGCTCGGATGAAACACGTGTCACCTACGACGGTTTTAAGAGAACTCCGCCGTTTTGAAAAAAGCCAACGTCCCTCAAAGGATTCCTTACCCGAAGTCCTTTGTTTTGACGAATTTCAATCAGTGAATCGTGTCGCAGGGGCTATGAGCTTCATTATGATGGACGGCCAATCTCACCAGTTGTTAGATATTGTTGCCAACCGGCAACTCCCCCACTTACAACGGTATTTTGCTCGTTATGATTCGCAAGCTCGTAAGCATGTGCAATTTGTCGTTTCTGATTTTTATAGTCCTTACGCTTCTTTAGTAAAAACCTTCTTTCCCAATGCTCAGCTGGTTATTGATCGTTTTCATATTAGCCAACATATTGGTCGCGCGTTCCAAAACCAACGCACGCAAGTAATGAAAAGTTTTGCTTCCAAGACAGGGCCGCATAAACATCTTAAAAAGTTTTGGAAATTACTTCAAAAAAATGCTTGGGAATTGGATTACGAGCAACGCCATTGGCGTCCTAGTTTTCGAGCCCATTTAACAGAACAAGATATTGTCGACCGTCTGTTAGCTTATAGTTCGGAATTGCGCCAAGGGTACCGTGTCTATCAAGCGTTTCTTTCGGCTATTCATGGGAAGAACCAACAAAAATTTGATCAATTATTAGCCGAGGATTATGCTTTTTTACCCAAAGCTTTTCAAACCGTCATTCAAACCTTTAAAGTCTATCATCAAGAGATTGCTTGGGCTTTTACTGTCCCTTATTCCAATGGGCCGCTCGAAGGGTTAAATAATCACATTAAAGTCCTTAAACGCGTGGCTTACGGTTTTCGTAATTTCCAAAACTTTCGAGAAAGGATCTTCTTATATCGGGGGAAATATTTTCAATCCGTTTCTCCAGAAGTTTCCCTCAAGCATAAAAGAAAAAGCAGTTAG
- the nrdG gene encoding anaerobic ribonucleoside-triphosphate reductase activating protein, with amino-acid sequence MRNPKPKEWQAKDYSQNYIADYKPFNFVDGEGVRNSLYVSGCLFACKGCFNRAVQSFRYGTPFTQELEEQIMEDLAPEYVQGLTLLGGEPFLNTEVCLQVVNRTRQTYGNKKDIWSWSGYTFEELLQDTDDKLELLAKIDILVDGRFELDKKDLNLQFRGSSNQRIIDVKKSLAAGQAIIWEKCRDANTQYEQIKKQKLI; translated from the coding sequence TTGCGCAATCCAAAACCTAAAGAATGGCAAGCAAAAGATTATAGCCAAAATTATATCGCAGATTACAAACCATTTAACTTTGTCGATGGCGAAGGTGTAAGAAATAGCCTCTATGTAAGCGGCTGTCTTTTTGCCTGTAAAGGTTGTTTTAATAGAGCCGTTCAAAGCTTTCGCTACGGCACCCCTTTTACTCAAGAATTAGAAGAACAAATTATGGAAGACTTAGCACCAGAATATGTACAAGGGCTAACTCTTTTAGGCGGAGAACCTTTCTTAAATACTGAAGTTTGCTTACAAGTAGTTAACCGCACAAGACAAACTTATGGCAATAAAAAAGACATATGGAGCTGGTCTGGTTATACTTTTGAAGAGCTACTACAAGATACAGATGATAAACTAGAATTGCTTGCAAAAATTGACATACTAGTCGATGGTCGTTTTGAACTAGACAAAAAAGATTTAAACTTACAGTTTCGCGGCAGTTCCAATCAGCGGATCATTGATGTGAAAAAGTCATTAGCCGCTGGACAAGCAATTATTTGGGAAAAATGTCGTGACGCTAACACTCAGTATGAACAGATAAAAAAACAAAAGCTCATTTAA
- the rplU gene encoding 50S ribosomal protein L21, with product MYAIIKTGGKQYKVEENQPIYIEKLDAEAGEKVTFDEVVLVGGDTTKVGNPLVEGASVEGTVEKNGKQKKVVTFKYKPKKDSHRKQGHRQPYTKVTINVINA from the coding sequence ATGTACGCGATTATCAAAACAGGTGGAAAACAATATAAGGTTGAAGAAAACCAACCAATCTACATTGAAAAATTAGATGCAGAAGCTGGTGAAAAAGTAACTTTTGACGAAGTTGTTTTAGTTGGTGGTGACACGACAAAAGTCGGTAACCCATTGGTTGAAGGAGCAAGTGTTGAAGGTACAGTAGAAAAAAATGGCAAACAAAAGAAAGTTGTCACTTTTAAATACAAGCCTAAAAAGGATTCACACCGTAAACAAGGACATCGTCAACCTTATACTAAGGTAACGATTAATGTAATCAATGCATAA
- a CDS encoding O-methyltransferase — protein MQNEMMHRPVVKPELVDYMRTAQKPLTGKLHEIEKDANKRGVPIIPHETVVFMEFLLGQVKPQQILEVGTAIGFSASLMAQFVGDKGHVTTIDRFDKMIEEAKETFRYVGTEDKITLLEGQAADVLPTLQGKFDFIFMDSAKSKYIEFLPDCLRLLKKEGILMVDDIFQGGTILQSEKEIPRGKRGIHKKLNQFLDVINNHPDLTSTLIPLGDGVALITKEAEQVNL, from the coding sequence ATGCAAAATGAAATGATGCACCGACCAGTAGTAAAACCTGAACTGGTTGATTACATGCGTACTGCCCAAAAGCCGTTAACGGGTAAACTACATGAGATCGAAAAAGATGCTAATAAACGAGGGGTTCCGATTATTCCACATGAAACCGTGGTATTTATGGAATTTTTATTAGGGCAAGTTAAACCTCAGCAAATTTTAGAAGTTGGCACAGCGATAGGCTTTTCTGCCAGTTTAATGGCTCAGTTTGTAGGAGACAAGGGGCACGTAACAACAATTGATCGCTTTGACAAAATGATTGAAGAAGCAAAAGAAACTTTTCGCTATGTAGGTACAGAAGATAAAATTACTTTACTCGAAGGACAGGCAGCTGATGTTTTACCTACTTTACAGGGAAAGTTTGATTTTATTTTTATGGACAGCGCAAAATCAAAATATATAGAATTTTTACCAGATTGCTTACGTTTACTAAAAAAAGAAGGAATTTTGATGGTAGATGATATTTTTCAAGGAGGTACCATTTTACAGTCTGAAAAAGAAATACCGCGCGGCAAACGGGGCATTCATAAGAAATTAAATCAATTTCTAGACGTTATTAATAACCATCCTGACTTAACCTCTACTCTAATTCCATTAGGAGATGGAGTTGCACTGATTACTAAAGAAGCAGAGCAAGTGAATCTTTAA